The Salvelinus fontinalis isolate EN_2023a chromosome 13, ASM2944872v1, whole genome shotgun sequence DNA segment TTACAGCTCCAGATAACATGTTTACAACTCCAGATAACATGTTTACAACTCCAGATAACATGTTTACAACTCCAGATAACATGTTTACAACTCCAGATAACATGTTTACAACTCCAGATAACATGTTTACAACTCCAGATAACATGTTTACAACTCCAGATAACATGTTTACAGCTCCAGATAACATGTTTACAACTCCAGATAACATGTTTACAACTCCAGATAACATGTTTACAACTCCAGATAACATGTTTACAATTACAGATAACATGTTTGCAGCACCTTGGCCCAATTATAGCCTATTCTTTTTGATTCTAAACAAATTAAAAATAGGCCTGATTAATTGACCAACCCATTTGCAGCGATAATATATAGCCTAGCAACTGCAACAATTTATCTTATTCATCTTATTCTGTTCTGTGGGTGACTGAGTAGGAAACCCCAACTCAGAAGCTAAGAGATCAACCAGAGCGCAAGACATCAATGGCAGCACCACAATGTAGCCTTTCTCTGATGATATGGTCTTTCTTCCTCCCAGCCAGCATCTTTCCTTGAAATCCTTTACCAGTCATGATCATTATGAAATATAAAGTCTTTGAAGAGAACTAGCCTCAGTAATGTCAAGGACAGATCAATTCACACTGAACtaaaaaaataaatgcaacatgcaacaacttcAAAGATTTAACTGAGTTACAGTCAATTTAATCAAAttgattaggccctaatctatggatttcacatgatgaatgggaatacagatataaatctgttggtcacagataccattAAAAAAAGAAGGGGgttggataaaaaaaaaacgtaagtacctttatttaactaggcaagtcagatgagaacaaattcttatttacaatgacggcctaggaacagtgggttaactgccttgttcaggggcagaacaacagattttcaccttgtcagctcagggattcaatcttgcaacctttcggttactagtccaacgctctaaacactaggctacctgccgccccatttgcctcatgcagtgcgaaaAATCTCCTTCGTATTgagttgatcaagctgttgatcaagttgctggatattgccgGGAActgaacacgctgttgtacacgtcaatccagagcatcccaaacatgctcaatttgtgacaagtctggtgagtatgcaggccatggcagaactgggacattttcagcttctaggaattgtgtaatgatccttgtgacatggggccatgcattatcatgctgaaacatgaggtgatggtggcagatgaatagcatgacaatgggcctcaggatctcgtcacggaaTCTCTGAgcgttcaaattgccatcgataaaatgcaattgtgttcattgtccgtagcttatgccttcccataccataaccccaccacgaccatggggcactctgttcacactctgtacacgctgtctgccatctgcccggtacatttaaaaccaggattaatccgtgaagagcacgcTTCTCTATCATTCCAGTggacatcgaaggtgagcatttgcccactgaagtcggttacaaggCCGAACtgctgtcaggaagttaaagacaACAaccacgcagatgagcttccctgagacggtttcttacAGTTTgcgcagaaattcttcagttgtgaaAACACAGTTTCTTCAGCTGTtggggtggctggtctcagacgatcccgcaggtgaagaagccggatgtggaggtcctgggctggcgtggttgcaCATGCtttgcggttgtgaggcaggttggacgtactgccaaattctataaaacgacgttggaggcagcttatggtagggaaatgaacattcaattctctggcaatagctctggttgacattcctgcaggcagcatgccaattgcacactccctcaaaacttgagacatccgtggcattgtgttgtgttacaaaactgcacattttagagtggccttttattgtccccagcacaaggtgcacctgtgtaatgatcatgttgtttaatcaactttcttgatatgccacacctgtcaagtggatggattattttggcaaaggagaaatgctcacaaacaggaaTGTAAACTAATTTGTTGTCAAAAtgtaagagaaataagctttttgtgcgtatggaacatttcttggatcttttatttcagctcatgaaacatgggaccaacactttacatgttgtgtttatatttttgttcagtgtaagaaGATATcaagtttatctttatttttgtgGACTGTCCTGTGGAGATTAAGTACAATATAATTGACAATACATAATACTGATAAACAAATGGTAAGTGTACAGAATATGTATTTCTTTTCGAATGTCCATGCTTCATCCAGAGATATGAAATTAAAAATGCCTATTGAAATGGCAAAAAAAAGAGTAATTCACTGCAATGTTATGTTTATGGAATCTGGGGATTATTGGCAGGAAATCACACTATTAAAATGCATGAAAACTAGATCATCTAGGTGCTGGCTATAGGTTCTAAGAGCAGAACATTGAAATTACCTCTACAAACAAAAAGGCACACGTGGCTAGTGTAACTTGTATGAATCAATTGGGCCCTCTGCTGTTCAAGAAGAGAACTACAAATGCTCCCATCATCCCATTCTTTCCTAAGGGCCATAGTTCCGGAGTGCTGTTTTTTTTCCAGGCAAATAAAGGGTAAAAACACTTAAGTCATTCTTCCTTCATTTACTTCAATGAatatatatattgaagcaatccAGTTAAACAATAAGTACACTTTATTCACATTGGGTTCATGCATATTTAAAACAGTTGGAACACATTTATTTGGTCAATTATTTCTATACATCTAGATTATTtacctaaacggatataaatatATATTCTATAATAGTACATTTACAGAGACAATGTTTTTTCAGTCAACAAGTCATCTTTGGTCACAAAAAAACAACTGTAAACAGAATTACAAGAGTTCACATTTGAGCTTTCCTACTATTGATCAATATTGTGACCAGCCTGTATACCTTAGTAGGGAAaaggggtacctagtcagttagtACATGTTGATAACGTTTGAGGCTCTCTTTAGCAGCTTATTCATGACATCTGGGTAATACGACCCAACTTCTTCAAAGTGCTCTTTTGACAGGAAAAATATATCCACATAGTTATCAGCAATGGCAGTGTATCTATACAACTTGGATTTCAGCAGCAAGTCAACTCCCAAGGCGGCTCCAGTTGTAAGATACTCAATGGCCTCCTTTCCAGTTCTCCATGAGCAAAGTTTCACCTTACCAATCAGGATCAGCAACATGCCACGGCCAGAGTCTCCCCTTCTACTGATGTATTCCCCTAGAAGAGATCGCATTTCAGCATGTATACCGAAAAGTATACAATGTTCCCCACTCAAAATACTTGTGAATAACTCATGTGGTAATGTACACACTGTCAGATTATTCCTTCAGAAGTGGTTAGGTGCAGAATCTTAGTTAATGAAGTCCATAGAAAATGAAATGGGCAAAATGTGAAGTTATGCAGGTGAATTTCAAGTTAGTATTTAGCCCATGATGCTCAAATTTACCAGAGGTGTAGCTTTTCAGCAACATTTTCGTTGCCAAGTGTCGCAGGAATGTTTCTGAGAGGTGAGTGAAGAGCTGATTTTTCTTCAGTAGATTCacgcttattctaaaatggtgaGAAAATAATAAAGGGTTTTTATAAGCCCATGCTACATGGCCTTCTTTTGTACACATCATTCGTCAAATGAAGTAGTAGTTTGGTACAGTATGTAACAGTTTAACATTTCATCACTAAGCAGTTGCAGACATTAGTATTGATGGCTTGGCTAGTTACCTTGAGAAAATTTCAACTTTCATACAATGAGGTGTATCTTTGAACAATTCTTCTGAATCTATCCCTTTGGTGCGTGTCCATCGGTAATTGTAGAATCGGATTACGCGATTTTGCAGCGCTGATGGAATGTTTTCATACATCATGTAGTTTTGGACTGCCTGCATTAAAATAGAAAGATAATGAGTCACTCAAATAGTTCTCTCGCAAAAGTACGTCATTTTCAGTTTTTGAAGACCGAATTGCAATAAATCAAAAGTTGACTCTGAAAAAGTTAGTTAAAATCTAGTCTTGAGTATTTTGTTAATACCTGCAGTTTCTCTTCATACGCCACTTGAAGTGATTGCTTGTTTGTTTGAGTGGATGAGAGAAGTCCCATATTATAACTGACTTGCATCTTGGAAAGAATCATTATCAAAATGGAGAATAACAATTCTCTGTATGTCACTGCACGGATATCACCATAGCCTGTTGTTGTGTAAGTTGCTAAAGTCCAATATACGGAGTAGGTGTAAATATCAGGGAGGTAAAACACTTCTGTAAAAACAAAACAttaaaacaatacaaataaatCTAGTGTTTACATAATTAGAAACTCAGAAATGCTGCATGTCATACTAAAACCCCTGTCAAAAGTCTAATAAATGTATGGTAATTAATACATTAATtatattaatttatttattttcattacCAAAACTAATTTAACCATTCATTATGCCTTATCCATTTTAGCTGACCTTACCTGTGTTGCCAACCCACGAATTAAAGCCACCATGCAAAGCAAATAAAAGAAATAAAACTGCGGTACAGTGGACAAACAGGATTGCATGGACCAAGTACTTGATGATTCGTATGGCAAGCAAGCTGTTAATGTAAAACGAGAGAAGATAAAATAGATTAGAGGCAAAAGACTAACACCAATCAACAACTTGACTGTGGGAAATTGTATCACACAACTGTTTAAACACATACTGGTAAAAATAGCATTGAGAACATGCTAAATTTAACAAAAACATAATGCATATACTTAGTTATGATTGATTGCTCCTCCTTGTGCATGAAGACAAGTACAGTCAGAATCCGGAGTAGATGAAAAGTGCGAACATATACTATTATGGGCAGAAATGTTGTCGGTGACACTTGATTCATGAGATGCAAAATTGTAAATGCATATGGGAATGAGCATATGACATCATAAATGTATCCCACTTTCCTCGTCATATAGCTCAGTGACACAGATCTGTAGTCTGAGATGTATGATCCACTTTCATCGTAGAAACAAATATGAAATTTCAAAATGATCTGAAAGAAAAATAACATTGTCTATGTAATCACACACAAAGACCGAAAAACATATCCGTTCTGAAGGATATTTGCATATTGAGGCAGGCTTATTTAATACAAGGTTAAAACCAAAAAGGTGGGTGTAGTGTACATTATAATTTATGGAAACACAATGTATCAACAGACTGAAAGGACCCTAAGGTGGTTATTTAGATTACTGACAAATTCGTGAGCTGCGTCTCTCACCTCAATCATTTGAATGTATTCGATAATCATAGTGAACAAAAAGATGCCTCGGTCAAGATCGAACACAGATGGCTGAAATTGAGGGAAATCAATGATTCATATTTTCTTATACTACTTACAACTCAAGTGTCCCAACACGAATATTCATacagattattattatatttgacTGATATTTTACCTTGAGGTCAATAATACAATAAGCAGAACTCCGTTAATGGATATAGCAAACAATTATGCGACAACGAATTCTAATTCCGATAACAATGTGTACCACCTACCATATATGTTATCGCCCAAAACAGAATGATGATCAGAAGGCAAGATGTGTACTGATACACAACACGTACTGTGCTCTCCGGATTGATTGTTGTGTTGTGGATTCTGATGGCGTTCAACAGAAAACTGATCAAGAATTGAGTGATGCTTGTCTTAATTCGGACATGAAATGGGAAGTCTTTAAACTTTGCTTTATTTTCCTCTTCTGCCATGCAGTGCTTGTAAAGCTTTATATCTGATGGACGAAACAAATGGCTCATGTATAAATGGTGCAACCCATAAAAGCTACAATTATAATAAATATGTTAGCTGCAGCAATACTACACCAAAGAGCTAAGCAAAACTTTTTCCTATAACTTGAAAGATAAAAAAAAAGCAATGTTGGCACCAAAACATTTTTGTGGGGCAGTTTAAAAATATGTGGTAGGGTGCCTCAGTACAAAAACTTATAAAAGTTACATAGATTTGCTTTTGCAGGACTTTCTATTTCATCAACACATGAATATAGCAATATTTCTGAAGTAATGCCAGCCAACTTACATCCTGTGTCATTCATAAGTATATCAGTTGCTGAAACATTCTTCTGAACTTTTGACATGTCCATTGTTCTTTGCAGTAGCTGTTCACGTTTCGTTTCTGCAGCTTTCTTTATCTGTTTGCAAATGTCTGGATAGTATTTGACAGTTTCATCAAGGCTTTTCTTGGAGAGGACATACAGATCACAATTTGTGGCAGCCCTGGGACGCACAAGAAAACAGTATAATACTGTTTGTTACAAGACATACAATGCTACAATCTGAAATGTATTTGATCAGAGACACATCATTTTATATTTAAATGAGAGAAAATTATGCTTTAAGTCATCAAAAGTATCATGCCTTATTGTGGTTGCACGAGGTTCTGCAAACAGAAGGCTCCCTTCTCCAAAGTATTGTCCCGCATTCAGTTTGATGATAACAGTCAACTCGTCCTGTGACAAGACTTCTACTTCTCCCTTTTCAATGAAATACATCTAAGGGAAAAAATGCTAGTAATGACAAAAATGGTGAAGAGAGCAACAGCAACATTCTCATGTacaccctttcctgtcattaggATTGAGCCCTGCTGTCATAGAAAATAGAAACCTTAACACAGCAGGGCCGTGTGTCACACCTCAGATCCAAAGTCATTTCTTTTGCATATCAGGTCATTAGCTCTGTAAAGGCACGGTCGAATCTGTCTAGCTAGTAACCGAATGAATCCTCCATCTGTTTCCAATTGGTCCACACTCTCTTTCCTCAGAATTTTGTGAAAAAAGGGTCCCTGTAGAGTTGGCATAACAAAAATAAACTTAGCTTCCAGAATTAATTTTGAGGAAAATATTTGAAGAAAATATTTATGAGCTGGAAAAAGTACAAATTATTTTACATCAAGCTTTCCAGATAATGTTCTCTCGAGTGGGGATAAATGTTGTGCCACTGAGTTCCTTCGCTGCTTCCTCTTGATATCAAGTCCAAATGCCTAAAattaaacaataataataataagtgcaTACCGGTATATTTACTTTAGTCACAACATTAAATCAAGGTAGTCTAAGCTGCTAAAAATATAAATTGATAAATGTACCTTTGCAATAAGGTCAGAGTAGATAATGGTAGATATATCTCCGAGTAGAGACGATGGCAAATACTCAAACAGTGTGTCTTGGTCTATTCCTTTCGTTCTTATCCATTTGAAAGCATAGAAGTTCACAGTATTGTGATATAGAGCCCCTGTAATGTTCTGACTCTAAGGCAGAGAATTGCACATAATGAGACCTCAAAACATACAACAGGTAAGCAACAGATGTTGCTACAAACGATATCACATCTACAAAAATAAAAACCTTACCTTCAAGAAGAGTTGTATGCTTTCTTTTTTCTCAGTAAAAGCTGCCCTTGTAGCATCTGCATTGGCTAACATAGCAGCAAATGTACCAGCCACATAACCACAATACAATGCTCCAGACACCATTATGAAGACCATGGTCATTTTctgcaaagacacacacaaaaaaaaaaatatatatatataattacttTCAAATACTGTACATTTAATAATAACCGTATAAACCTTTTACAgtagctttaaaaaaaatatatatatatattgctgtGATCTTGAGTTGTTTATGACTTAATTGATCCTGAAACTGTTTGTAATTTGAATAACCTTACCATAGAGGTTAGATAAGGATGTATATCACCATAGCCTACACCACTGAGAGTTGCAGTAGCAAAATATAAACTTATGGAATACAGTTCTGTGAAGGTAGCCGTTTCTGAGGGAAAGAAGAGTTGTCCATGACAATACAAAGTTCTCAAGTAAGTTACACACTTTCCATAACAAATTCTTTTTGATAACCTATGTTGTAGTGTAATTTAATGatattatacagtaccagtcaaaagtttggacacatctactcattcaagggtttttctttatttgtactatcttctacattgtagaataataatgaagacatcaaacctatgaaataacagatagaatcacgtagtaaccaaaaaagtgttaaaacaaatctaaatatattttagattcttcaaaatagccacccttggccttgatgacagctttgcacactctaggcattctgtgtccaaacctttgactggtactgtatatggttAAGATAGTAGTACAACAATAGTAGCAGTAAAACAAACTAGTTGAGTTAGAACCTACCGTACACTACGTTAAACGTGTAGTCCATGTGATACACCCAGGATTGTGATGAACAGTTGTGCTTTATCATAGGCAATAAGTAATTGGTTGTGTCACCAAACAAGTCTGCTGGAGGGCATACAATTGCAAAAACGATGCAAGTGCTGAAGTGAAGAAAAAGGACGCTATACAGAAAGAACTTAGCAAATGTGACAATCGTCTTTTCGGTTGCAATCCCTGATTGCCAGAATGAAAATGCAAGAGGAATCCGATATAACTGGAGAAGATGTGGGGCTCTGAGATATGCATATAGGTGCAGCGCTTCACTGTTTGAGTAAAATCCATTCTCATCAAAAGGGGAAACCACCATCCAGCCAATAACTTCCCAGGGAAAACAGCTGATGAGATCTATTAGAAAGCTTGTCTTCACATAGTGTTTTGCCGTTTCCAGCGTGTCCACTTTGAGATTGTCCTTGTAAAAAGCAACATGCAAACGGATATACATGTCAATCCAGCAAAAAAGGCCCAGAATGTAGGACAAAATCCAGAGTTCCTTTTTGTAGTGGAGAAAAGCAAAAAGAAGAGAGCTATTGATGCTGACCGTTATGGCCAAAACAAATCGGAAACATTCCCATCGGATGTACAGTGGATTGCTAGGCAAAATGGCACTCCTATATCtagaagaaaaaaacattttcattacAGAGCAGTGTCATACACTGTCATCAAGTCCCATAACATATTATTATTTCaagtcatttagaacacactgtctgtctgtcagtttgTCTCAATGAAACATTAAGCATTATATACACTGAAGGACAGGATCTGAAAGAAAACTGCTAATCTCTCTTGCGCAGTTCTAAAAAACAAAGAGAGGTTGTAACTTGAATAACTTCTcacacaatttttttatttacttttgtTTGTTTAGTAAATGTTTGATTACCTATATTTCTTGAACTGTATTGTAggttaagggcttgcaagtaagcatttaacgTTAAGGTATACACGTGTTGTATTCGGGGCACGTGACAAattcattttgatttgattaatttgTTACAGAcattcagtgcattcggaaagtattcaagaccccttgcctttttccaaatttagttacgttacagccttatttcaaaatgtattaaataattttttcctcatcaatctacacaaaatatctcataatgacaaagcaaaaacaggtttttcgaattttttgcaaatgtattaaaaaaaatcggaaacataacatttccataagtattcagaccctttactcagtactttgtttacgtatgtttggcagcgattacagactcaagTATTCCTGGGTATGACTcaacaagcttagcacacctgtatttggggaatttctcccattcttctccgcggatcctctcaagctctgtcagaatggatggggagtgtcgctgcacagctattttcaggtctctccagagatgttagatcggtttcaagtccgggctctggctgggccactcccggacattcagaaacttgtcccgaagccacttctttgttgtcttggctgtgtgattagggtcgttgtcctgttggaaggtgaaccttcgccccagtctgagagcatgttttcatcaaggatctctctgtactttgctccgttcatctttcccttccagtccctgccgctgaaaaacatccccacaacatgatgctgccaccaccatgcttcaccgtagggatggtgccaggtttcttccagttgtgacgcttggcattcaggccagagtgttcaatcttggtttcatcagaccagagaatattgtttatcatggtctgagagtctttaggtgcctttcggcaaactccaactgtgctgtcatgtgccctttactgaggagtggcttccgtctggccactatcataaaggcctgattggttgagtgctgcagagatggttgtcgttctgtaagattctcccatttccacagaggaactctggagctctgtcagagtgaccattgggttcttggtcacctccctgaccatagcccttctcccacgattgctcagtttggcagggcagccagctctaggaagagtcttggtggttccaaacttcttccatttaagaatgatggaggccactgtgttcttggggaccttcaatgctgcagaaatgtttaggTACCATTCCCcagttctgtgcctcgacacagtcctgtctcggagctctacagacaatttcttcgacctcatggcttggtttttgctctgacatgcactgtcaactgtgggaccttatatagacaggtgtgtgcctttccaaatcatgtcctatcaattgaatttgccacaggtggactccagtcaagttgtagaaacatctcaaagatgatcaatgcaaacaggatgcacctgagctcaatttcgagtttcatagcaaagggtttgaatacttatgtacatttctaaaaacttgttttcaccatgtcattatggggtattgtgatgtcattatggggtattgtgtgtagattgattaagtttaaaaaaaaatctaataaattttagaaaaaggctgtaacataacaaaatgcggaaaaaatcagggggtctgaatactttccgaatgcactgtaatttgtCTCTTGGAGCAAAAAACTAACTAGATGTAAATGTTTATGTAAATGCTCGTTATATTGTGGTTTTTCTTATGAAATGTGGATGGTTTGACAGTGACAAGTTTCACGAGCCTGAGCAGTTGTCTGCATACCTTGGTGTGGGAGGTATCAGTTTAGTTTTGCTCAGTTTCAGAAGTTTTTCCTCAACAGTTTCTTCCTCTGCTCCAGCATAGATTGGGAAATTTCCAAAGTCCTCAATATCTACAATCGTTGTATGTTTAGTTTTTTTCTAGTAGTTGAAGAACAGAGGCACATATTGTATGCAGACATGGTGAAGGGAAAACTTACAACACTTTGACTTCTTGGCATATCGACGACCTTGATATGTCAACGATGCATCTTTCTTCTTTAGTGTGTCATCATCCTGTTCCTCAGACTTCATAATTTCTTCAACGCTTTGCAGTAAAGTGTCGTAATATCCTGGTGTTGATTGCAATTCTGTAATTTGGCTAGAAGGAAACAAAATCAGAAATCATGATTTGCATTATATAATTCACTCAatctgtttctctaccagtatATGGCATTTATAACGTTTGTGCATACACGTTTGAACAGGAAATCTCTTATCACATTTGACAATTCATATTATGGACTCTATTTAACAAAAGGATACATCTAAGGGCAGGCAGTAGTGCTATAGGTTCAGgtgtgtgtcagaaatatttgtGCTATTTTAACTATCACATTTATCGGCGCACTTGCTGGAGTTGGTGCAAATGCGCTGGGGTTTGATGAATAAATAAGTTGTGGGTGTGTCGAGGCTTGGCCTCTCATGCTCCATGGCGgaatatgtggttgcttcaagttgtgttTACGGTCTTTTATGTGTTGCCTTGGAATCAACTCCAACTCCAATGTTAGTccattatagtttgttaaatggCTTATGGACACGCAGCCTACATCATGGAGTGTTTTAAGCAAGTCCAAAACGGGACCtgcatggctaaaataatgtgAGTCTGCCTACAATGTATAGATAAAAAAGGGAATATCATCTCACTGTTTTACTCCTCTCAAACTTGATATATTAATAAAGCTTAGATGATTAAGATGTATTTCCAAACGGTCTCAGGAGCCAAACACTTATCGACAGTCTTGACTACTTCGCTATTGCAGTGGGCAGAACAAAAAAAGCCTTAATTGAGAGCAGGGGAGGTTATGCTTGGTTTTTAACCAAATAAACGAAATAGGaagaaacatgtattttttatgtttctaaatacGAAGTATTTATGTTCCAGGCGCTATATGGGCAGTGTGCGTCACCGCTGGATAGGTTGTTTCCGCCTTCAACATTTGTCCCATTACCACATGCGTAACCGCTAAAACCAGCTTTTGGTTGGTCTTAAAATCCATATCAGCGCTGCCTGAAATTAGCACTTTGGATCATGATTTTAAGGACATACCTCAAATATGTCTACCCTCCCATCTGAGCGCAAGCGAGCTCATATAAGACGGGCCAATTCCCGAACCTGGCTTTAGGGCTTGGAAATGCCATCGCTCCAGTTTTTACATGACGAAATTACAAACTAACGTGCGTTTGACACTGGCGCCGCCTTAACACCAACTGAAACTAGAGCTCCAAGTGTTAAAATAGATGTACCTTTCAATGACCGGGTATCTCTCCAGAACAGATTTAATTCTGTCAAAATCGATCACTAATATCTCACAATGAGTCTTTGCACGGACGGTCATTGTAGCTTGTTTTCCAAACAGAAATCCAGCCTGAAATTAGATCCAACGAGTATTCAGTGTAACATTCCAAATATGAATAAAAGTAGTCAATCAAAACTTTGCTTGAGGAAATGTCTCTGTAAATATTACCTCCCCGAAATACATTCCTTCACCGTAGAGTCCAACAATTTCAGACAAGTCATCACTTAGAATcttgaaaatcaaatcaaaggatTTACttgtaaaaacaaaaacaaatggggGGTGGGGGTGAGTAACTGTATAATGTGAATACACATTACGTATCATTCATACAAGCATAACTCTTTCATACAAACCTGGCAAGTCCCTTTTCGAATGCAAAATAGTTCTCTGGTAATAGTTTCACTGTACTGGATGATCTCCCCTCGGGGAAAGAAATACATGACAGAGGTTGATGCGAGATCCCGAATAAACGCTTGTCCAGCTTGCTCGAAATAAGGAATCTGTTgagtaaaaataaatgtccctCTTTATTTAAACATAGATTGATTATGCTGTATAAAACGGATGATGGTTGCAATGAAAGAAGAAATAACTGATGAGCTCATAAATGACTCAAAAACATAATAGTGTCACCCCTGTTATGATTGTAAATTAAGTTAAAGCTGTATAAAAAATCGATTTCCTTTATAAACATTCTGCAATGTGTTTTTCTTCCTAACTACAAAATATGTGATATGACTGTCTTTATCAGCATACAGGTACATACTGTACAAAACAAATATGGATACCTTTGACAagaacctccctctctctttcatcagGACAATCTGTTGAAGTTCGATTGGCAAGTCATGCATTAAAAAT contains these protein-coding regions:
- the LOC129867947 gene encoding uncharacterized protein LOC129867947 isoform X5; this translates as MFCGKQMGLPEEVQTWVHKYYYYLWTHRKGSIIAGLLDDLPFALHSEISSACYKPLMKKTTLFHDTEDGFKRALSLKFNTYTYSPGQILAKPGEINQNAYYIEHGVVQVLGDNYCDKVARLLPGSLIGEAYLMYRIPRNTTICAATLCEICVLERSDLLALFADYPEAGLKIARTAQKRLHNVKHPIREAFALGVASNPQNVVFQKDLSVNLLPRNQKIFILFMEYLANQSHNVSSSVKTSTDVKRSVWMRTIRPDGIFAQKWEIFMFWCITISIFIETWVLFFTNNLDTKGFYNEGWGALYLTISSLVDCFAIIDIFVNLRTEVFTKDGYQADIMGIFDNYRKSWNLYYDVLAVFPLDFFSFATSGEAHWRVLGYVRWNRLIWIRKVRLFFNKKENDLDKNLFELRTAKCIFLLIFSVHCCSGVMYLTGCKDFRCDEESWAWNTGLKASHSNLYHYMISVYWTTTSMTTIGYGDIVPSTMKERLTAVFVCFIGFFVFNYIISQVYATLASQNAARVTFQNLLSAMTNFMESHDLSLSLQTRVTEYMSLLWSKYQGQAYPGGQFLMHDLPIELQQIVLMKERGRFLSKIPYFEQAGQAFIRDLASTSVMYFFPRGEIIQYSETITRELFCIRKGTCQILSDDLSEIVGLYGEGMYFGEAGFLFGKQATMTVRAKTHCEILVIDFDRIKSVLERYPVIESQITELQSTPGYYDTLLQSVEEIMKSEEQDDDTLKKKDASLTYQGRRYAKKSKCYIEDFGNFPIYAGAEEETVEEKLLKLSKTKLIPPTPRYRSAILPSNPLYIRWECFRFVLAITVSINSSLLFAFLHYKKELWILSYILGLFCWIDMYIRLHVAFYKDNLKVDTLETAKHYVKTSFLIDLISCFPWEVIGWMVVSPFDENGFYSNSEALHLYAYLRAPHLLQLYRIPLAFSFWQSGIATEKTIVTFAKFFLYSVLFLHFSTCIVFAIVCPPADLFGDTTNYLLPMIKHNCSSQSWVYHMDYTFNVVYETATFTELYSISLYFATATLSGVGYGDIHPYLTSMKMTMVFIMVSGALYCGYVAGTFAAMLANADATRAAFTEKKESIQLFLKSQNITGALYHNTVNFYAFKWIRTKGIDQDTLFEYLPSSLLGDISTIIYSDLIAKAFGLDIKRKQRRNSVAQHLSPLERTLSGKLDGPFFHKILRKESVDQLETDGGFIRLLARQIRPCLYRANDLICKRNDFGSEMYFIEKGEVEVLSQDELTVIIKLNAGQYFGEGSLLFAEPRATTIRAATNCDLYVLSKKSLDETVKYYPDICKQIKKAAETKREQLLQRTMDMSKVQKNVSATDILMNDTGYIKLYKHCMAEEENKAKFKDFPFHVRIKTSITQFLISFLLNAIRIHNTTINPESTVRVVYQYTSCLLIIILFWAITYMPSVFDLDRGIFLFTMIIEYIQMIEIILKFHICFYDESGSYISDYRSVSLSYMTRKVGYIYDVICSFPYAFTILHLMNQVSPTTFLPIIVYVRTFHLLRILTVLVFMHKEEQSIITNLLAIRIIKYLVHAILFVHCTAVLFLLFALHGGFNSWVGNTEVFYLPDIYTYSVYWTLATYTTTGYGDIRAVTYRELLFSILIMILSKMQVSYNMGLLSSTQTNKQSLQVAYEEKLQAVQNYMMYENIPSALQNRVIRFYNYRWTRTKGIDSEELFKDTPHCMKVEIFSRISVNLLKKNQLFTHLSETFLRHLATKMLLKSYTSGEYISRRGDSGRGMLLILIGKVKLCSWRTGKEAIEYLTTGAALGVDLLLKSKLYRYTAIADNYVDIFFLSKEHFEEVGSYYPDVMNKLLKRASNVINMY